CCAATCTTTTGGGTCACCAACAAATCTAGCTTGTAAATGTTCAAAAACCTCTGACTTGGACTTATGTAAATCAGCCAGCTTATGAAATTCGCCAGCTTTTAAAATCGCACGCTCACGCGCCAATATATCGAGCGTCTTTTGACGATGATCTTCAAATTGTTTAGTCAATTTGGCCACCAGCCTTTAAGGAAAGAAAAATATGCTCGGCCAATCCAATACTTTGAGTTCTAGCAATTGCTTGAGCGTGCTCTTGGGTTAGAAAAGACTGAAACTGTTCTTCGCCAGCACCGCCATTATAAGATTTTTGAATCTGTCCAAATTTAGCGGCCTTTAGCATCTCAGCCAAAAAACACCCTTCTAATTGTTGCGCGATCTTTCGCATTTTAATTTCGTTTTCTGCGCCCTTGGGGGGTGTCGACAATGAAGGAAGGGTTGAAAAATCGGTCATGAATAGCTCCAATTGCATTGATTTTTCCACTTTGCATCACAATCAGTAAAGAAGCGGTAACCAACTTATTGGATAGTGAGAGAATCAATTGAGTGGAGTTTTTTAGTCAATGAACGTAACAGACTTAGTGGCAGCAGACAGTTTTCTGGCATGCAAAAAGCCCGGTGCTGAAGGAAAAAGTTCCAAGTTCCAAGATTTCCTTTCTAAATTGCATCCCTTAGATGACCCAAATCCGCCTAATGGCAAAGCCGCATTCCTATCAGAAAGCATCCTTGATAGCTTTGAAGGGAACGAGTTTTTCAATTTTTTAAATGGGTTGGGTTCAGATGACTTCAACGCATTACTTGACGACTCGGTCGCATTGAAAGCGGCTATGATAACTTTCTTTCCTTCCCCAACCGAGCACCACGCCGTTAGGCAATTATTTTTTCATTTAGTCGGCAAAGAAAACCCAATCTCTGAAAAATTGGATAAAAAAGACGCCGCGCCGGACGCAAAGTTTACTTCAACTACTGATTATACTGAAGTTACGAAACATTTTGGGGACCCCATACAATTAGACATAAATAAAGATGGCCTTGCTCCTTCTGCCCAACTGAAAAATCAAATGAGCATACATTCCACTCAAATCCCAACTCAATCACCGTATCAAAGACTAACCGACTTTGCTTTTCAAATTTCAAACCTGCTCGCACCCTCGCCTGAAAATACTCGACCAAACCAAATCCAATCCTGTTCAAATCCTCACTCAATGAACCCATCGCTCTTTACTCTAACCCAATCAAAAAGTCAGGGCTCTGATGTCAGCTCTTCCTCCTCGGTGGATAAGGAAAAAGCGAGTGCAGAAACCAGTATTTCTTTTAGATCAACCAGTGATTTAGTCGGCGCAGCAACACATCAACCAAATTCAAAAGCTGACATCGTGGCACCCGATCAACCCGATACAGGCGCAGGTTTAAAGCCATTGGAGCAATTGAACAGATCACCGGATTTACCTATTGGCAGCTATACAAATTTGTCAAAACACACACCTCAAGAGCATCCC
The nucleotide sequence above comes from Rhodobacteraceae bacterium Araon29. Encoded proteins:
- a CDS encoding chemotaxis protein chel — translated: MTDFSTLPSLSTPPKGAENEIKMRKIAQQLEGCFLAEMLKAAKFGQIQKSYNGGAGEEQFQSFLTQEHAQAIARTQSIGLAEHIFLSLKAGGQID